A single window of Streptomyces sudanensis DNA harbors:
- a CDS encoding transcriptional regulator, with translation MASRARTPNHKLAALYAETHWNLGEFARAVNRVGTETGRRLKYDESAVSHWLSGTRPMAKYRPVVLEALSRKLGRQVTAFEAGFADQPDIEPEATDTVAGLIDLGSMDMDPSRRGVLAGGLYSVALTIPGWPDVLSRFERIKTNPHTRIGMAEVESVIAMTERISELDDQFGGRTARPMAAAFMVNNIAPYLQATASDSVRKAMLSAAADHLYLTGYMAVDERLDMLGQSYYMKALELAGAAGDHLTYCTTLRGMSVQAVELGHGAAALRYANAASAASPEAGPRMRAFLAGQQAHAAAQTGDRRGAWAMLREAEVAMEKAEAKAKAHGSYDPASLSYHVSQVSYELGDREGAIRALEQSEKVRPTVYRRARVRHRSMLAEWKLEAGRLEEAVQTWHLALDDYPHVQSGRADDRFRAMLSALRPHARNPHVRELSERARPLATARRI, from the coding sequence ATGGCATCACGCGCACGTACTCCGAACCACAAGCTGGCAGCCCTCTACGCCGAGACCCACTGGAACCTGGGCGAGTTCGCGCGTGCGGTCAACCGAGTCGGAACGGAGACCGGTCGGCGGTTGAAGTACGACGAGTCCGCCGTGTCCCACTGGTTATCCGGCACACGCCCCATGGCCAAGTACCGCCCCGTCGTGCTGGAGGCCCTCAGCCGGAAGCTCGGCAGGCAGGTCACCGCGTTCGAGGCAGGCTTTGCCGATCAGCCCGACATCGAGCCCGAGGCGACGGATACCGTTGCAGGACTGATCGATCTCGGGAGCATGGACATGGACCCATCTCGGAGGGGAGTGCTCGCAGGGGGCCTGTACTCGGTCGCCCTGACCATCCCCGGTTGGCCCGACGTACTGTCACGCTTCGAACGGATCAAGACCAACCCGCACACCCGGATCGGCATGGCCGAGGTCGAGTCCGTCATCGCCATGACTGAACGGATCAGCGAACTGGATGACCAGTTCGGCGGGCGTACCGCCCGGCCCATGGCCGCCGCGTTCATGGTGAACAACATCGCCCCGTACCTCCAAGCCACGGCCAGCGATTCCGTACGCAAGGCCATGCTCTCGGCCGCCGCTGATCACCTCTACCTGACCGGGTACATGGCCGTTGACGAGCGCCTGGACATGCTCGGCCAGAGCTACTACATGAAGGCCCTTGAGCTGGCCGGCGCAGCCGGAGACCACCTCACCTACTGCACGACGCTGCGCGGTATGAGCGTCCAAGCCGTCGAGCTTGGGCATGGCGCAGCGGCCTTGCGATACGCCAACGCAGCGTCGGCCGCCTCCCCCGAGGCCGGTCCGAGGATGCGGGCGTTCCTTGCCGGACAGCAGGCACACGCAGCCGCGCAGACAGGCGACCGGCGCGGGGCGTGGGCCATGCTCCGTGAGGCGGAGGTGGCCATGGAGAAGGCGGAGGCCAAGGCCAAGGCTCACGGCTCTTACGACCCCGCGTCCCTGAGCTACCACGTCTCACAGGTCAGCTACGAACTCGGCGACCGTGAGGGTGCCATCCGTGCTCTCGAACAGTCCGAGAAGGTCAGGCCCACCGTGTACCGGCGCGCCAGGGTTCGGCACCGATCGATGCTGGCCGAGTGGAAGCTGGAGGCTGGTCGGCTGGAGGAAGCTGTCCAGACCTGGCACCTGGCACTCGACGACTACCCCCACGTTCAGTCGGGTCGGGCCGACGACCGCTTCCGCGCGATGCTCTCCGCCCTCCGCCCACACGCGCGAAACCCTCACGTCCGCGAGCTGTCCGAGCGCGCCCGTCCGTTGGCCACCGCACGCCGGATCTGA
- the mrdA gene encoding penicillin-binding protein 2 — MSNIPETGRTPRVQIRLIVIQVLVFSLLLTLLGRLWYLQIRNGEEYSDEARSNHVQQVVQPAVRGAILDARGVPLADNETRLVVSASRTELMRMKDRGRGVLTRLAGVLGMTPKEVMDKVRLCDSKTPQPCWNGSPYQPIPVTDEATTQQALQIRERAEDFPGITAEPTAVRRYPAPGKARTAQVLGYLSPVTDEEIEKAKDTDSPFLRSDQIGRSGIERTYDRYLRGKAGVTRYEVDNLGRVIGQAENDPTVPGSTLVTSIDARVQAVAEYELHQAMKNVRKETDKITGRPYKADAGAVVVMESKTGRVVAMASQPDYDPNVWVGGISGKEYARLTGKGSNYPLLNRAIQGQSPAGSVFKVVSASAAVRAGYPFDDRYNCSASYSLGGRSFANFESKGHGPITLGDALKYSCNTVFYALGHKEWQRDGGLKPDKDAHDWFYRTAHDFGFGSETGIDLPNEVSGRVPDRRWKQRFWEANKDSWCKQGKKGGSYVEQIAYENCLEGNQLKAFDSINFAIGQGDVLITPIQLATAYAAISNGGTLFAPTIGKALISPDGKKVQEIKPKARGRLPVDAQTISDLDKGLRSVVEPGGTAAWRFGGWPQDKIPMRAKTGTAQVYGKQTTSWFATYTDDYTIVMTISQGGTGSGASGPAVRNIYDALYGLDDAGNQDLKRALLPKPQKDLPKIQPDGTIEAPPIKPYDPESQKPKDGTGQGDGQPGLAGPPPVWRD, encoded by the coding sequence GTGAGCAACATTCCCGAGACGGGCCGGACCCCGCGCGTCCAGATCCGCCTCATCGTCATCCAGGTCCTCGTCTTCTCCCTCCTCCTCACCCTCCTCGGCCGCCTCTGGTACCTCCAGATCCGCAACGGCGAGGAGTACTCCGACGAGGCGAGGAGCAACCACGTCCAGCAGGTCGTCCAGCCCGCCGTCCGCGGCGCCATCCTCGACGCGCGCGGCGTGCCCCTCGCCGACAACGAGACCCGCCTCGTCGTCTCGGCCTCCCGCACCGAGCTCATGCGCATGAAGGACCGCGGCAGGGGCGTCCTCACCCGCCTCGCCGGCGTCCTCGGCATGACGCCCAAGGAGGTCATGGACAAGGTCCGCCTCTGCGACTCCAAGACCCCGCAGCCCTGCTGGAACGGCTCCCCCTACCAGCCGATCCCCGTCACCGACGAGGCCACCACCCAGCAGGCCCTGCAGATCCGCGAACGGGCCGAGGACTTCCCCGGCATCACCGCCGAACCCACCGCCGTACGCCGCTACCCGGCCCCCGGCAAGGCCCGCACCGCGCAGGTCCTCGGCTACCTCTCGCCCGTCACCGACGAGGAGATCGAGAAGGCCAAGGACACCGACTCGCCGTTCCTCCGCTCCGACCAGATCGGCCGCTCCGGCATCGAACGCACCTACGACAGGTACCTGCGCGGCAAGGCCGGCGTCACCCGCTACGAGGTCGACAACCTCGGCCGCGTCATCGGCCAGGCGGAGAACGACCCGACCGTCCCCGGCTCCACCCTCGTCACCTCCATAGACGCCCGCGTCCAGGCCGTCGCCGAGTACGAGCTGCACCAGGCGATGAAGAACGTCCGCAAGGAGACCGACAAGATCACCGGCCGCCCCTACAAGGCGGACGCGGGCGCCGTCGTCGTCATGGAGTCCAAGACCGGCCGCGTCGTCGCGATGGCCTCCCAGCCCGACTACGACCCCAACGTCTGGGTCGGCGGCATCTCCGGCAAGGAGTACGCCAGGCTCACCGGCAAGGGCTCCAACTACCCGCTGCTCAACCGGGCCATCCAGGGCCAGTCGCCCGCCGGCTCCGTCTTCAAGGTGGTCTCGGCGAGCGCGGCCGTCCGGGCCGGCTACCCCTTCGACGACCGCTACAACTGCAGCGCCTCCTACAGCCTCGGCGGCCGCAGCTTCGCGAACTTCGAGTCCAAGGGGCACGGCCCCATCACCCTCGGCGACGCCCTCAAGTACTCCTGCAACACCGTCTTCTACGCCCTCGGCCACAAGGAGTGGCAGCGCGACGGCGGCCTCAAGCCGGACAAGGACGCCCACGACTGGTTCTACCGGACCGCCCACGACTTCGGGTTCGGCTCCGAGACCGGCATCGACCTGCCGAACGAGGTCAGCGGCCGCGTCCCCGACCGCCGGTGGAAGCAGCGGTTCTGGGAGGCCAACAAGGACTCCTGGTGCAAGCAGGGCAAGAAGGGCGGCAGCTACGTCGAGCAGATCGCCTACGAGAACTGCCTCGAAGGCAACCAGCTGAAGGCGTTCGACAGCATCAACTTCGCCATCGGCCAGGGCGACGTCCTCATCACCCCGATTCAGCTGGCCACCGCCTACGCCGCCATCAGCAACGGCGGCACCCTCTTCGCACCGACCATCGGCAAGGCCCTGATCAGCCCCGACGGCAAGAAGGTCCAGGAGATCAAGCCCAAGGCCCGCGGCAGGCTGCCGGTCGACGCGCAGACCATCAGCGACCTCGACAAGGGCCTGCGCTCCGTCGTCGAACCCGGCGGCACCGCCGCCTGGCGGTTCGGCGGATGGCCGCAGGACAAGATCCCGATGCGGGCCAAGACCGGCACCGCGCAGGTCTACGGCAAGCAGACCACCTCGTGGTTCGCCACCTACACCGACGACTACACCATCGTCATGACGATCTCCCAGGGCGGCACCGGCTCCGGCGCCTCCGGCCCCGCGGTCCGCAACATCTACGACGCCCTCTACGGCCTCGACGACGCGGGCAACCAGGACCTCAAGCGGGCCCTCCTGCCCAAGCCGCAGAAGGACCTGCCGAAGATCCAGCCCGACGGCACCATCGAGGCGCCGCCGATCAAGCCGTACGACCCCGAGTCGCAGAAGCCCAAGGACGGCACGGGACAGGGCGACGGACAACCGGGCCTCGCGGGTCCGCCACCGGTCTGGAGGGACTGA
- a CDS encoding TIGR03960 family B12-binding radical SAM protein: MPESVFPQLEALLPHVQKPIQYVGGELNSTVKPWESCDVRWALMYPDAYEVGLPNQGVMILYEVLNEREGVLAERTYSVWPDLEKLMRENGVPQFTVDSHRPVGAFDVFGLSFSTELGYTNMLTALDLAGIPLEAKDRDVDHPIVLAGGHAAFNPEPIADFVDAAVIGDGEQAVLEITDIIRAWKAEGRPGGREEVLFRLARTGGVYVPRFYDVEYLPDGRIGRVVPNRSGVPWRVSKHTVMDLDEWPYPKQPLVPLAETVHERMSVEIFRGCTRGCRFCQAGMITRPVRERSITGIGEMVDKGLKATGFEEVGLLSLSSADHSEIGDIAKGLADRYEDDKIGLSLPSTRVDAFNVDLANELTRNGRRSGLTFAPEGGSERMRKVINKMVSEEDLIRTVATAYGNGWRQVKLYFMCGLPTETDDDVLQIADMAANVIAKGREVSKSNDIRCTVSIGGFVPKPHTPFQWAPQLSAEETDARLEKLRDKIRGDRKYGRSIGFRYHDGKPGIVEGLLSRGDRRVGAVIRAVYEDGGRFDGWREHFSYDRWMECAAKTLPHYGVDVDWYTTRERTYEEVLPWDHLDSGLDKDWLWEDWQDALDETEVEDCRWTPCFDCGVCPQFDTWPQLSNSGKKLLPLTVKKGS, encoded by the coding sequence ATGCCTGAGTCGGTCTTCCCACAGCTCGAAGCTCTGCTCCCGCATGTGCAGAAGCCGATCCAGTACGTCGGCGGCGAGCTCAACTCCACGGTCAAGCCCTGGGAGAGCTGCGACGTCCGCTGGGCCCTGATGTACCCCGACGCGTACGAGGTCGGCCTGCCCAACCAGGGCGTCATGATCCTCTACGAGGTGCTGAACGAACGCGAGGGCGTCCTCGCCGAGCGCACCTACAGCGTGTGGCCGGACCTCGAGAAGCTGATGCGCGAGAACGGCGTGCCCCAGTTCACCGTCGACAGCCACCGCCCCGTCGGCGCGTTCGACGTCTTCGGCCTCAGCTTCTCCACCGAGCTGGGCTACACCAACATGCTCACCGCGCTCGACCTCGCCGGCATCCCGCTGGAGGCGAAGGACCGCGACGTCGACCACCCGATCGTCCTCGCCGGCGGGCACGCCGCGTTCAACCCCGAGCCGATCGCGGACTTCGTCGACGCCGCGGTGATCGGCGACGGCGAGCAGGCCGTGCTGGAGATCACCGACATCATCCGCGCCTGGAAGGCCGAGGGCCGCCCCGGCGGCCGCGAGGAGGTCCTCTTCCGCCTGGCGAGGACCGGCGGCGTGTACGTCCCGCGCTTCTACGACGTGGAGTACCTGCCGGACGGCCGCATCGGCCGCGTCGTGCCCAACCGCTCCGGCGTGCCGTGGCGCGTGTCCAAGCACACCGTCATGGACCTCGACGAGTGGCCGTACCCCAAGCAGCCGCTCGTCCCGCTCGCCGAGACGGTCCACGAGCGGATGTCCGTCGAGATCTTCCGCGGCTGCACCCGCGGCTGCCGCTTCTGCCAGGCCGGCATGATCACGCGCCCCGTGCGGGAGCGAAGCATCACCGGCATCGGCGAGATGGTGGACAAGGGCCTGAAGGCGACCGGCTTCGAGGAGGTCGGCCTGCTCTCGCTCTCCTCGGCCGACCACTCCGAGATCGGCGACATCGCCAAGGGCCTCGCGGACCGCTACGAGGACGACAAGATCGGCCTGTCCCTCCCCTCGACCCGCGTCGACGCGTTCAACGTGGACCTGGCCAACGAACTGACCCGCAACGGCCGCCGCTCCGGCCTCACCTTCGCCCCCGAGGGCGGCTCCGAGCGCATGCGCAAGGTCATCAACAAGATGGTCTCGGAGGAGGACCTGATCCGCACGGTCGCCACCGCGTACGGCAACGGCTGGCGCCAGGTGAAGCTGTACTTCATGTGCGGCCTCCCCACCGAGACCGACGACGACGTCCTCCAGATCGCCGACATGGCGGCGAACGTCATCGCCAAGGGCCGCGAGGTCTCCAAGTCCAACGACATCCGCTGCACGGTCTCCATCGGCGGGTTCGTGCCCAAGCCGCACACGCCGTTCCAGTGGGCTCCGCAGCTCTCCGCCGAGGAGACCGACGCCCGCCTGGAGAAGCTCCGCGACAAGATCCGCGGCGACAGGAAGTACGGCCGCTCGATCGGCTTCCGCTACCACGACGGCAAGCCCGGCATCGTCGAGGGCCTCCTGTCGCGCGGCGACCGCCGCGTCGGCGCCGTCATCCGCGCCGTGTACGAGGACGGCGGCCGCTTCGACGGCTGGCGCGAGCACTTCAGCTACGACCGCTGGATGGAGTGCGCCGCGAAGACGCTGCCGCACTACGGCGTCGACGTCGACTGGTACACGACGCGCGAGCGCACCTACGAGGAGGTCCTGCCCTGGGACCACCTGGACTCCGGTCTGGACAAGGACTGGTTGTGGGAGGACTGGCAGGACGCCCTCGACGAGACCGAGGTCGAGGACTGCCGCTGGACGCCCTGCTTCGACTGCGGCGTCTGCCCCCAATTTGATACATGGCCACAACTGAGCAACAGCGGTAAGAAGCTGCTCCCACTTACGGTCAAGAAGGGGTCGTGA
- a CDS encoding CHAD domain-containing protein — translation ARPSPHHTAGDHALAYLRKHTEALLVHDIGLRRDQPDAVHRMRVATRRLRSAFRSLRTVLDREATAPVAAELKWLAAELGVDRDREVLDERLHTALETVPRTLRLGPVHARLRRWSAARRAGSRDRLLEVLDGDRYLALLDALDALLADPPLRPAAAKAPEKVLAKTVAKDHARVAARLEHALALDPGHHRDTALHETRKAAKRARYTAELAAPVLGRPARRLVKDMKAVQQLLGDHQDSVVAREALRQLAVQANGAGESSFTWGLLHGREEARAAARERELPHVWAGVRDPRG, via the coding sequence CGGCCCGCCCCTCCCCGCACCACACGGCAGGCGACCACGCCCTCGCCTACCTGCGGAAGCACACCGAAGCCCTCCTCGTCCACGACATCGGCCTGCGCCGCGACCAGCCCGACGCCGTCCACCGGATGCGCGTCGCCACCCGCCGCCTGCGCAGCGCCTTCCGCAGCCTCCGCACGGTCCTCGACCGGGAGGCCACCGCCCCCGTCGCCGCCGAGCTGAAGTGGCTCGCCGCGGAACTGGGCGTCGACCGCGACCGGGAGGTACTCGACGAACGCCTCCACACCGCCCTCGAAACCGTCCCGCGCACCCTCCGGCTCGGCCCCGTGCACGCCCGCCTCCGCCGCTGGTCCGCCGCCCGCCGGGCCGGCTCGCGCGACCGCCTCCTGGAGGTCCTCGACGGCGACCGCTACCTCGCCCTCCTCGACGCCCTGGACGCCCTCCTCGCCGACCCGCCGCTGCGCCCCGCCGCCGCGAAGGCCCCGGAGAAGGTCCTGGCCAAAACGGTCGCGAAGGACCACGCGCGGGTGGCGGCCCGCCTCGAACACGCCCTGGCGCTCGACCCCGGCCACCACCGGGACACCGCCCTCCACGAGACGCGGAAGGCCGCCAAACGCGCCCGCTACACCGCCGAACTCGCCGCCCCCGTCCTCGGCAGGCCCGCCCGGCGCCTCGTCAAGGACATGAAGGCCGTCCAGCAGCTCCTCGGCGACCACCAGGACAGCGTCGTCGCCCGCGAGGCGCTCCGGCAGCTCGCCGTCCAGGCGAACGGCGCGGGCGAGTCGTCCTTCACCTGGGGGCTGCTCCACGGCCGCGAGGAGGCCAGGGCCGCCGCCCGCGAACGCGAGCTGCCGCACGTGTGGGCGGGCGTGCGGGACCCGCGCGGCTGA
- the rodA gene encoding rod shape-determining protein RodA, translated as MPGNNDFSVPRYGPEPGGLWARLTARDSLVRRLDWPLMLAALALSLVGALLVWSATRNRTELNQGDPYSFLFKHLLNTGIGVALMVGTIWLGHRTLRGAVPVLYGVSVVLVLLVLTPLGATINGAHAWIVLGGGFSLQPSEFVKVTIILGMAMLLAARVDAGDQLHPDHRTVAKSLLLAVVPMAIVMLMPDLGSVMVMVVIVLGVLLASGASNRWVLGLIGAGIAGAVLVAVLGVLDEYQINRFAAFANPELDPSGVGYNTNQARIAIGSGGLYGAGLFNGHQTTGQFVPEQQTDFIFTVAGEELGFLGAGTIIALLGLVMWRACRIARETTELYGTIVAAGIIAWFAFQSFENIGMTLGIMPVAGLPLPFVSYGGSSMFAVWIAVGLLQSIRSQRPIAA; from the coding sequence ATGCCCGGAAACAACGACTTCTCCGTCCCCCGCTACGGGCCCGAGCCGGGCGGCCTGTGGGCCAGGCTCACCGCCCGCGACTCCCTGGTGCGCCGCCTCGACTGGCCCCTGATGCTCGCGGCACTGGCCCTGTCCCTCGTCGGCGCGCTCCTCGTGTGGTCCGCCACCCGCAACCGCACCGAGCTCAACCAGGGCGACCCGTACTCGTTCCTCTTCAAGCACCTGCTCAACACGGGCATCGGCGTCGCCCTGATGGTCGGCACGATCTGGCTCGGGCACCGCACCCTGCGCGGCGCGGTGCCCGTCCTGTACGGCGTCTCCGTCGTCCTCGTCCTGCTCGTCCTCACCCCGCTGGGCGCCACCATCAACGGCGCCCACGCCTGGATCGTCCTCGGCGGCGGCTTCTCCCTCCAGCCGTCCGAGTTCGTGAAGGTCACGATCATCCTCGGGATGGCGATGCTCCTCGCGGCCCGCGTCGACGCCGGGGACCAGCTCCACCCCGACCACCGCACCGTCGCCAAGTCCCTGCTCCTCGCCGTCGTCCCCATGGCCATCGTCATGCTGATGCCCGACCTCGGCTCCGTGATGGTCATGGTCGTGATCGTCCTCGGCGTCCTCCTCGCCTCCGGCGCCTCCAACCGGTGGGTCCTCGGCCTGATCGGCGCGGGCATCGCCGGAGCGGTCCTCGTCGCCGTCCTCGGCGTCCTCGACGAGTACCAGATCAACCGCTTCGCCGCGTTCGCCAACCCCGAACTCGACCCCTCGGGCGTCGGCTACAACACCAACCAGGCCCGCATCGCCATCGGATCCGGCGGCCTGTACGGAGCCGGGCTCTTCAACGGCCACCAGACCACCGGCCAGTTCGTCCCCGAACAGCAGACCGACTTCATCTTCACCGTCGCCGGCGAGGAACTCGGCTTCCTCGGCGCCGGCACGATCATCGCCCTGCTCGGTCTCGTCATGTGGCGCGCCTGCCGCATCGCCCGGGAGACCACCGAGCTGTACGGCACGATCGTCGCCGCCGGCATCATCGCCTGGTTCGCCTTCCAGTCCTTCGAGAACATCGGCATGACCCTCGGCATCATGCCCGTCGCCGGCCTCCCCCTGCCGTTCGTCTCCTACGGCGGCTCGTCCATGTTCGCCGTGTGGATCGCCGTCGGCCTCCTCCAGTCCATCCGCTCCCAGCGGCCCATAGCGGCCTGA